In Panthera leo isolate Ple1 chromosome E3, P.leo_Ple1_pat1.1, whole genome shotgun sequence, a genomic segment contains:
- the NAT16 gene encoding LOW QUALITY PROTEIN: probable N-acetyltransferase 16 (The sequence of the model RefSeq protein was modified relative to this genomic sequence to represent the inferred CDS: inserted 2 bases in 1 codon; deleted 2 bases in 1 codon; substituted 1 base at 1 genomic stop codon), which produces MKQSSCDSASSELPKPEKEDQPDVEPHSNTPLQEAEAKFRSGWGLEAETEPLGAESGPEAKAKSLGANPRSGSGPEATAQPLDFVVAAEQDGTVVLAKRNRSEESRGPGEKGVKLRLGEWTLRKRGGEPLPQPQSGCRGASWPWNQRVGCADPGAQPMRVGWRACTTRVAEEPEGGAGDSFGTGSGAELRRSGAWQGPGREGVASSWGGSKGRGRGQCSGTGVHAELEHLKRWTRARRMSSLSAGSGIRDPSAEEIWGRPGPGLAPGVVTTECSACGKRRALRAESPGRGGGPPNGLGPQIALESAHVIDSGETALVEGLCVAPRERGKGVAGLLRRFCPQLVKTQNPGVKVARLTRDDQVGPRELKKQGLITKQVRRTRELGILWVXVNASVLLARLGVQLAALRASVVTSPLPTETVSETGGDVARLLLLPSVQRDVXTQDWQPYRPRESNLRLLAAKDLEWRVDGSARPRLPTLCTRPSPIPHGGDGTWRYLNVDAVRSPGAQAQSRLLRHLQGPAPRLAGLNAMRQLFLASQLWSQLADLCQAGLGLELVKGYTEQYPLEADI; this is translated from the exons ATGAAACAATCCAGTTGTGATTCAGCCAGCTCAGAGCTCCCTAAGCCTGAAAAAGAGGACCAGCCAGATGTCGAGCCACACTCAAACACCCCGCTACAGGAGGCGGAGGCCAAGTTCAGATCCGGATGGGGGCTTGAGGCTGAGACTGAGCCCCTGGGGGCTGAATCAGGGCCTGAGGCCAAGGCCAAGTCCTTGGGGGCCAACCCCAGGTCTGGATCGGGGCCTGAGGCCACGGCCCAGCCATTGGACTTCGTGGTGGCAGCAGAACAGGACGGCACCGTGGTGCTGGCCAAGCGAAACAGGAGTGAGGAGAGCCGGGGCCCAGGTGAAAAGGGGGTGAAGCTACGTTTGGGTGAGTGGACCTTAAGAAAGAGAGGAGGCgagcctctcccccagccccagtccgGATGCCGAGGAGCCAGTTGGCCTTGGAACCAAAGAGTAGGATGTGCGGATCCAGGGGCCCAGCCAATGAGGGTGGGATGGAGAGCGTGTACAACACGGGTAGCAGAGGAACccgagggaggggctggggatagCTTCGGT ACGGGGTCCGGGGCGGAGCTAAGAAGAAGCGGGGCGTGGCAAGGCCCGGGGCGGGAGGGCGTAGCCAGCTCCTGGGGTGGATCCAAGGGAAGGGGGCGTGGCCAGTGCTCAGGCACAGGGGTGCACGCGGAGCTGGAGCATCTCAAGAGGTGGACGAGAGCCCGGCGAATGAGCTCCCTCTCTGCCGGCTCTGGAATTCGAGACCCAAGTGCTGAGGAGATCTGGGGCAGGCCCGGGCCTGGCCTGGCGCCCGGGGTGGTGACGACAGAGTGCTCAGCGTGTGGGAAGAGGCGAGCCCTGCGAGCCGAGAGTCCCGGCAGGGGCGGAGGGCCCCCTAACGGCCTGGGTCCGCAGATCGCGCTGGAGTCGGCGCACGTGATCGACTCCGGGGAGACAGCGCTGGTGGAGGGGCTGTGCGTGGCTCCCCGGGAGCGCGGCAAGGGCGTGGCCGGGCTGCTGCGGCGCTTCTGCCCGCAGCTGGTCAAGACACAGAACCCGGGGGTCAAGGTGGCACGGCTCACCCGGGACGACCAAGTGGGCCCCCGGGAGCTCAAGAAACAAGGCCTAATTACCAAGCAGGTGAGGAGGACAAGGGAGCTCGG CATCCTTTGGGTCTGAGTCAATGCCTCCGTGCTACTGGCGCGGCTGGGC GTGCAGCTGGCGGCGCTGCGGGCCTCCGTCGTCACCTCGCCGCTGCCCACCGAGACCGTGTCGGAGACTGGCGGCGACGTGGCCCGCCTCCTACTGTTGCCTTCCGTGCAGCGCGACGT CACCCAGGACTGGCAGCCCTACCGGCCACGTGAGAGCAACCTGCGCCTGCTGGCGGCCAAGGACCTGGAGTGGCGCGTAGACGGCTCCGCGCGCCCGCGCTTACCCACGCTGTGCAcgcgcccctcccccatcccgcACGGCGGTGACGGCACGTGGCGCTACCTCAACGTCGACGCCGTGCGCAGCCCTGGTGCGCAGGCGCAGAGCCGGCTTCTGCGGCACCTGCAGGGTCCGGCCCCGCGCCTCGCCGGTCTCAACGCCATGCGCCAGCTTTTCCTGGCGTCCCAGTTATGGTCGCAGCTGGCTGACCTCTGCCAGGCCGGCTTGGGGCTCGAGCTGGTCAAGGGTTACACAGAACAGTACCCGCTGGAGGCCGACATCTAG